One window from the genome of Cryptomeria japonica chromosome 6, Sugi_1.0, whole genome shotgun sequence encodes:
- the LOC131029409 gene encoding probable calcium-binding protein CML13 has product MVKDLNDEQTASMREAFSLFDTDRDGCITVAELGTVMRSLGENPTQADLQDIIKREQIGSTIDFPRFVDVMRRNMKGGNFHTQLRDAFKVLDKDGTGMLSVTELRHILTSVGEKLEPSEFDEWIREIKVDSEGNISYEEFIDRMMAK; this is encoded by the coding sequence ATGGTGAAGGATCTGAATGATGAGCAGACAGCTTCAATGCGTGAGGCGTTCAGCCTGTTCGATACCGATCGGGATGGCTGCATCACTGTAGCCGAGTTGGGCACCGTAATGCGTTCTCTAGGCGAAAATCCAACCCAGGCGGATCTTCAGGATATAATTAAACGTGAACAGATTGGCAGCACCATCGATTTCCCTCGTTTTGTAGATGTGATGCGACGCAACATGAAGGGGGGCAACTTTCACACGCAGCTTAGAGACGCTTTTAAGGTGCTTGACAAAGATGGCACAGGGATGCTTTCTGTCACCGAACTCCGTCATATCCTCACCAGCGTTGGAGAGAAGCTCGAGCCCTCTGAATTTGATGAATGGATACGGGAGATTAAGGTCGATTCTGAAGGTAATATATCTTATGAGGAATTTATCGATAGGATGATGGCCAAGTGA